AGCGAAGATCTTGGGTGTGAATGAGTGGTTCTTTCATAGCAGTGACGGTTAATGGATCAAAAGAACCATTCCTGTTTTAGGGCCGCAACTAAACTATACCAACCGTCTTTTTTCCTAGACCAAACCCCTGTAAGATTGAAAATAGCGGTTGGTCTAAACAATTTGGGTGTTGGTCTATTTCCTGGCGTTTCCTGCTTTTAAGCAACAGCTTTTCTGTAGTTTTAGCCTTATTCCAGAAAAACAATGCAAAAACGCCTGCCCTTCTTCCTGCACCTCCTGCTCTGGACGGGCTTACTCTGCTTTAACCTGTTTTACGGCAACTATAGTCAAGTCCCTGTCCCCTGGCAATGGACCGCCCTGGACAAGGGACAAACGTTTCTGTTCCATATAGCCCTCTTCTATTTTAACTGGTTTGTTTTGGTGCCTAAGATTCTGGCCCGGGACAAGGTGCTGCTGTATGCGTTGGCCGTTATTGGCACGTTGGCGTTGTTTGCGGCCGTACGGGCTCCCCTAGAGATTCTGGAAATGAAGAAAATGGCTTCTTACAATCCTACCCTAGCTGCCCAGATAGCCAAGTACCCTTCTAGATTAGCTTTCCCCCAGACCATGTTTCAACTCGCGGTGATGGGGGTCATGAACATTTTCTTAAGCTCGGCCTTGAAAGTAACCGGAGACTACCTTCGCAACGAGCGCAGACGCAAAGAACTGGAGCACCAACACACCGCCACTGAACTGGAATTACTAAAAGCGCAGGTCAATCCCCACTTTTTGTTCAACACGCTTAACAACATCTATTCCCTGGCCTACCAGCAAGCGCCCAACACGCCAGACGCCATCATGAAGCTGTCCTTGCTTTTGCGGTACCAGCTCTATGAAACAGACACGCCCTTGGTTCCCCTGGAGAAAGAACTGGAACATTTGCAGCATCTGTTAGACCTGCACAAACTCAGGCTCACCAACCCATCTTTGCTAACGTTAGAAGTTTCCGGGGATGTAGCTTCTGTGCACCTTCCTCCCATGCTCTTGATGCCCCTAGTAGAGAATATGTTTAAGCACGGAGTGGCCTCTGCGTCCATGGCTTTGCACTTGCAAGTGACTGATTCTATGTTAACCTTTACTACCCGTAACCAAACCAAACAACCCAATGCATCACCTACGTATGGCGGTTTGGGCTTGCAAAACCTACGGCGAAGGTTGGACTTGCTGTTTCCTTCCCGTCACACGCTATCTACCCAGCAAGATGGTCAATGGTATACCGCTACGCTTATCCTTTCATTCACCTGATCTATTGTATCTTGCCCTATGAAAATAACCTGCCTTGCCGTAGATGATGAGCCACTGGCCCTGGACTTGATGCGGTCATACATTGCCAAGGTTCCTTTTCTTTCCTTAATAAAGACCTGCTCCAGTGCACTGGAGGCCATGACCGTTTTGCAGGAGCAACCCGTTGATTTACTTTTTCTGGACATTGAAATGCCAGACCTGACGGGTATTCAGTTTCTGCAGTTGCTCTCGCATAAACCGGCCGTTATTTTCACCACCGCCTACCCGCAATACGCCCTGGACGGTTTCTCTCTAGACGCGGTGGACTACCTACTCAAACCCATTCCCTTTGACCGCTTCCTGAAAGCCGTGAACAAGGTGCATGAGCGCGCGCAATTGGTGCAGCAAAAGACAGCACCTGTTCCAATGAGTGGTTCGCTTACAGCAGTAACAGAGAATGAAGATTTCATCTTTGTGAAGGCAGATTACAAAACCGTACGCGTTAACTTGAAAGACATTCTCTGGATTGAAGGCTTAAAGGATTACGTGATCATCCATATACCTACCCGTAAGATTATCACGCTTTTATCCATGGGCAAAATCATGGAGAAACTCCCCGATCAGGAGTTTTCCCGGGTGCACAAATCCTACATTGTCTCCCTGCCGCACATTGAGTCCATTGAGAAAAGCCGCATCAAAATCAAAGACCAGGACATTCCCATAGGGGATAGCTACCGCGAGGAGTTCATGCGATGGGTGGACAGCAAAAACATCTAAGCTTCCTCAGCCTCAGAATTTAGCACTAGGGTCCTTTAAATCGGTAAGGGCAAATTTGTATCTTTGGACTAGATACTTTCTATTTAAACACAAACGCATGCAATCTTTTAGAGGAACCGGCGTGGCTTTGGTCACTCCTTTTCAAGCAGACCATTCCGTAGACTATGACGCCTTTGCGCGTTTGATTGAATATAACCTGAGCAATGGCGTAGATTATCTGGTAGTGAACGGCACCACCGGCGAGTCTGTGACCACTACTCCAGAGGAGAAAAAACAACTATTGGCCTTTGCCAAGAAGCAGATTGCCGGGCGCGTGCCGTTGGTGTACGGCATTGGCGGCAACAACACCCAGGCAGTGCTGGAATTAATAAAAAACGCAGATTTGGCGGGGGTAGACGCCCTCCTTTCAGTGAGCCCGTATTACAATAAACCGTCCCAAGAGGGCATTTACCTGCACTACACCGCAGTGGCAGATGCCAGCCCGGTACCAGTGCTCTTGTACAACGTGCCCGGCAGAACTGGCAGCAATGTGAGCGCAGCCACTACCTTACGGCTGGCCCAGCACGCGAATATTATTGGCATCAAAGAGGCGTCTGGCAACATGGAGCAGTGCATGGCCATTGTGCAAGACAAGCCTGAAGGTTTTTTAGTCATCAGTGGCGAAGACATGCTGACGGTCCCAATGATTTCTGTGGGCATGGATGGTATCATTTCAGTGCTGGCCAATGCGTTTCCGGCGCGTTTCAGCCGGATGACCAAACTGGCCCTGCAAGGCAACTTTTCCGAGGCCGGTGCCTTGCAGCGTTCCTTCCTGTCCGTAAACCCGCTCATGTACGAAGAGGGAAATCCAGTAGGCGTGAAATTTGCGCTAGAGCAGTTGGGTATCTGTCAGGCCTACGTGAGATTACCACTGGCCCCCGCCTCTGACAGTCTGCAGCAGCGCATTAAAGCCGCGGCCGTTGGCTTAGATAACTAATCTGACTTCTTAAGTTAGATCTCACCTACGTTTTTGGCCTGTTTTCTAGAAAATACCCCAAAACGGAGGCTTTTTTTTGAACCCATACTAACCAAAAACCTGGCACCTGCCCTATGAAAGCAAGAATCTTCCTGACGTTATTGGCGTTCCTGTGCCTCCATCAGGCCTGGTCGCAATCCGGAACTACCCCGCAAGGCACTCCTATGGATTTGGTAACCTCCACCGGTACCATCAAAGGAACCCTCCTGCTGCCAACTTCCTCTAAACCGGTAAAGGTGGTATTACTGCATGCCGGCTCTGGCCCCACTGACCGCGACGGCAACATTGGGCCTTACCAGAACAACAGCCTGAAGATGCTCGCCGAAGCCCTGTACGCCCAAGGCATTGCCACCGTTCGGTATGACAAGCGCGGCATTGGGGAAAGCAAGGACGCCGGAAAGAAGGAAGAAGACATGCGCTTTCACCACTTCGTGGAGGATGCGACTGCCTGGGTACAAAAATTGAAGGCAGACAAGCGATTCTCTAAGGTGGTGGTGTTGGGTCACAGTGAAGGTTCCTTGATTGGCATGCAGGCGGCTCAGCAGGCAAAAGCAGACGGATTCATTTCTGTGGCCGGCCCCGGGAAATCTGCCGACCAGGTAATTAGAGAGCAGCTGATGCCACAGCCTAAAATGGTGCAGGACATCGCCTTTCCCATTCTGGATTCCCTGGTAGCGGGCAAATTGGTGCCAGACGCCAACCCCATGCTGCAAGCCCTCTTTCGGCCCGCCATTCAACCATATCTCATCTCTTGGTTCCAATTAAATCCGCAGGTTGAAATCAGGAAACTGAAAATACCGGTGCTGCTTGTACAGGGCACGCAGGACATGCAAGTATCTACGGCAGAGGCCCAACTCTTGAAAGAAGCGTACCCTGCCGCTAAACTGGTGCTGGTAGAAAACATGAACCACGTGTTAAAACCAGCATCGGCAGACAAAGCCGCCAACCTTGCCACTTACAGCAACCCAGAACTTGCCTTGTCACCCACGCTAGCCCAGGAAGTGACCGCCTTTGTGAAGGGACTCAAATAAACTCGTTCAGTAAATAAACAAACCAGCTCCGTTTTTGGCTTATTTCCTGAGAAATAGGCCAAAAACGGAGCTGGTTTGTTAAGGAGAATCAGTTTACCAACCCTGCGTGAGGACGTCGGCTATGTGCATCACCTTGATGGGTTTGTTGTTATGTTGGATGTAAGCTTGCAGGTGCATGAGGCAACTGGTGTCTGTGGAGACAATGTACTCAGCGCCGGTAGCCAAGGCGTTCTCTACTTTTTGCTCGGCCATGGCCACCGAGATGGCGTCAAACTTCACAGCAAACGTTCCGCCAAAGCCGCAGCAGGTCTCGGTCTCGCGCATCTCGGCTAGCGTTAATCCTTCCACCATGCCCAAAAGCCGACGCGGGCCTTCTTTAATGCCACACTCCCGCAGCGCGCTGCACGCGTCATGGTACGTGACTTTGGCTGGTAATTTGGCGCCGGGCACTTCAGTGATGTTCAGAACGTCGGTCAGGAATTCTGTCAGTTCAAAGACTTTGCGCTCCATGGTGCGGTAGCGCGTGAAGTTGGAGGACGTCACGAAGATGTCGGCGTAGGCGTTCCGGATCATGCCCACGCAAGACGCCGATGGTGCCACAATGTAGTCTGAGTCTTCGCTGCTGAAATCGTCCAGAAACTTGTCTGCCACTTGTTTACACTCCTTCTGGAAACCAGCGTTGTAGGCCGGCTGTCCGCAGCAGGTTTGGTTGGTGTTGTACCTAACGGTACAGCCCAGGGCCTCCAGCAATTTGACCATGCTCCAAGCCGTGTCTGGAAACAGCTGGTCTATAAAACAAGGGATGAATATATCTACAACGGGCTTGGCCATGTGCTCTTAATGCGATTGAAAGACGGTAGAAGCCAGCGTGAGTGCCTTTTGCAAGGCCTCCTGGTTCAAAGGCAAAGGTACTTCTTTCTCTTGTAAAAAGGAGAGCACCTTTTCTGTGGGCATGTTGCCTACCAGGTCGTCTTTGGCCATGGGGCAACCGCCGTAACCTAGAAGGGCGCCGTCTATTCTTCGGCAGCCGCTGGCGTAAGCTGCTTCTACTTTCTCATACCAGGTGTTGGGGTTGGTGTGCAGATGCGCGCCAAACTCAATGTGCGGAAACGCCGGAATCAAGGTCTTGAACAGATACTGAATGTTCTCTGGGCTAGACACGCCAATGGTGTCTGACAGGGAGATGATTTTCACGCCCAAACCGTCTAAGGTCTCCGTCATCTGGCTTACCTGCTCTGGCCCCCAAGGCTCCCCATACGGGTTCCCGAAGCCCATGGACAGATACGTCACCAGCTCCTTGCCGCGCTGTACGCACAGGTTCTGTAGTTGCTCTACTTCTACCAAAGCCTCTTTTATGCTCTTGTTGGTGTTTCTATGCTGAAATTCTTCTGACAAGGACAAAGGAAAGCCCAGGTACCGAATCTGCTCATGCTGTACGGCTTGTTCGGCGCCGCGCACGTTGGCCACAATGGCCAGCAGCTTGGTGGCTGAAACCGACGTGTCCAGCAAGCCCAACACCTCCTCGGTGTCCCGCATCTGGGGAATGGCCTTGGGAGAGACAAAAGACCCGAAGTCAAGGGAATCAAACCCAACTTGCAGCAGAGTCTGGATGTATTCGGCCTTTATGTGGGTGGGGACAAAGTCCTTCAGGCCTTGCATGGCATCGCGGGGGCATTCAATTAGTTTCATGCGGTTTTCTCTTGGTCTACAGGTGCGTCTTTGGACTGGGAATATGCCACAAATAAACACCAGAAAAAAATATAGAAGGCAACTCCCTCCTGCGTCCGGAGCAGAGACTCGGTCATAGAACTGAACAACAACAGCGCCATGAACGGCAGCGCCATCCAGTTTCTAGATTTCAAAAACAGGTTAAGCGAGGCCATCAGCAACCAGACAAACACCAGCAATCCTACCACACCCAAGGCTATGGCCATCTCCAGGAATTGGTTGTGCGGGTCAAAGCGGTTTTGGACGGCATAGATGAAGTTGCGCGCCTGGTAGGCTTTCACTATTTCATCCTTCACATCGCCTACGCCTACTCCCAGAAGCGGGTTCTTTTCAATCACATCCAAGGCACAGCGCCATTTGGCCATGCGCAACGTGAGGCCGTTCCAGTTTTCTGCCTTGTTGGCCGCGTTAAAATGGTCCAGCTGATTCTGGTTGGTGAAGGAATACTGCAGGTTGCCAATGCTCTGGAACCGTGATTTGGTCTGGGGGAATAATTGCAGCAGCCCCACAAAGCCCAGCAAAATCAGCAAAACGCCGGCCCCGGCCAAAACATAACGCCGCTGCTGCATGAGCCTGATGAACAAGGTGGCCATGCCCACCGCCAGCGTAATCAACAGCACCATGCGCACCGCCAGCAAGAATAGAATCAGGAACAGGAAACCAGCCACCAGCCAAAGCAGGACTTTCTCTTTTCTAGTAGCATTGCCTTTGAGCAGTAAATACCCGCAGATGAAAATGGAAAAGCTCACATAGCTCCCAAAGAAAATCACTCTCTTTCTGGTGATGCTAATCAGGCCTTCGTTGTAAAAATAATTGGGGTCAAAGTTGACATACAAGTAGGTGTATATTCTATACCACAAACAAATCAAGCTCACCGCCGCGCAGGTATAGACAAACACCCTTAGGAGCAAATGGAGCTGCTTGGTGCTGATTTGGGTATTGGAAAACACCAGAGGAAACAGTAGAAACGGTAGCCTTACCGCCAATGCACCAATCGCATCTTCTTTGTTGGCAGAATAGAAATAACTGAGACCACTGAGCAGAAACAACAGAAAGAACCCTTGGTGTATTCTAAACTTTCGGCCTAGAAACAATTCTTTGAAGGTAGTGCCGTGCTTGAAAGTTTCTAGTAGCCAAGGCAACAACAGCAGAATAGCCAGCGCATGATTAATGGCCGGTACCGGCAACAACAAACTACCGGTGTAGCCCATCAATAAAAGGTTTCGCACCTGCGCCATAGCATCCTTCCCTTGTGGCAACAACATCTTCCTATTAATAAGCGCTTTGTGAATTTTGGAATAAATAAGCCGCTGCCGGTAAAGTTTTAGCAAAGTCAGTCTCAGGCAGGCGGCTGATATAAGAGATTATTTCTCTACCACCTGCAGGTTGCCTTGGTACAATTCTCTCATTTTGGAGAAGTTGTTCCGGGCGTTGAACCTTTGATCGCAGAGTCTAAGCGAGGCCTCTCCCATCTGGTGAATTCTATCAGGGTTTTCCATCCAATGATTGAGCAAAGAGACTGCTTGTTCTGCCGTATCAAAAAGGCTGCCGTTTTGGCCTTCCTCCACCAGGTCTACGTTGCCCACTGCCTTTTTTAATAACAAGGCTTTGCCACAGCTCATGGCTTCCAAGACGGCAAACGGAAGTCCCTCCCAAAGCGCCGTTGAAAGGTATACCTGGCTAGACAGCAATTCTTCCCGTACCTGATCCTTGGTTAACCAACCGGTCACTATAATGTTGGGGCTGGTTATGGCGGATCGTAGTTCACCCTCCCCAATCCACACAAACTCAATGGCTGGGTTTCCTACAAAAGCCTGAGCAATTTGGTTGAACAGCGCGGGGTTCTTCTGGTTAGAGAGACGACCGGTGGTGCAGACTTTAATTTTCTTTCCCTGGCCATTGGAAGGTAAAATGGTAGAGGTCTCGGTGCCGTTGTTGATATAGCCCACTGGCTGCATACCCTGCTGCACATACGCCTCGTATTCAGACTTGGAGCAGCATACAATGTCACCGGCCAGAGAATGCGCGAAACGCTCCAATTGTGCGAAGAACTTCCGCTTGCCCAGGCTCACGTCTAGCCTCAGGAAAGGGGCTCCGTTGGGAGTGTAGAAGATTTTTTCTTTGCGCTTAGTAAGAAAGAACAGCAATCTGCCTATAAAACCTGCCTTGGAAGAATGCAGGTGCACCACGTCAAAAGGCTCAAGGGAGTTGAGCAAGCGCCTAAGGCTCCAGACACTTTTCAGGTCACTGAGCGGTTTCACTTCGCGTTGCACTTCTTCCCACTGGAACAGCTGCACATTAGAAAAAGGAAACTGGGCTTTGAATTGCTGCAAGACTGGAGCCGTGGCGCGTTTGCCTTCCAAGGCGTTCCCCACTATGACAAGGTGCTCATCTTCTGGCAAATGGCGGGTTATCTGAATCACGTATTCCAACAGGCCACTTCCCAGCGTCTCGGCAATATGAACAATGCGCATTTAATAGAGTTTTTTCTTCGCCCAGGTTATCCAACTGTAAGGCAGCATTAAAAATACGCAATTTTTCACTAGCCCTATAAACGCCGGCAGGCTATAGTTGAAATAATGGAGAATTACCTTGTTGCGGCTCTTGATCTGCACCTTGCGTTTGGTCATGGAGATACCCTTCGGGTGATGCTCGCATACCAGCAGTACTTGTTCCAGAATAGCCACTTTAAACGTCTTCACAAACCTAAAGAAATACTCATAGTCTTCGGCAGCCGGATAATTCAAGGAATAATAGCCAATCTTATCTATGGCCGCCGTTTTGAACATCACTGAGGGGTGCAGAAAGCAGTTGTTGATGTACATCTGGGAGGCAATCTTCTCATGTTGAGCAGGTGCCGTAAAAGTGAACAAAGGCTGTTGCTGTAGGTCTACCATGTCTACCCAGGAGCCTACCAGGTAAACGTCTGGGTGCTGAGCCAGGAAATCTGCCTGGATGGAAAGTCGGTCTGGATGGCAGGTGTCGCCGGCGTCTAACCGGGCAATGTACGTGCAGCCCAATTCCTCTTTGGCAAACTGTAATCCTTTGTTCAAGGACCGTTCAATTCCTAAATTCTGCTCATTGGTGAGTAAGTACAAGGCTATATTCTCCTTCAGGAAAAGCGTCAACTGGGCTTCTTGAAAAGGCGGCTTGCTGCCGTCATCAATCACTACCACCGCCGTAGCATGGCGGGACTGGACGCTGGCAATGGAGGTTTGGAGGCCTTTAAGGTTATTCAGACAGGGAATGACAACGGCAATCTCTACTTTCATGCGAGGAAACTAGCGGTACTAAGGGGCCCAGGCAAGGGCTTGTCTTTCATCTGCACAAAGAAAATTCCAATGTACAGCCAGATCAAACTCTCGGCGCCTCTGAATTGAACAAGGGAACTGATGAAATAACACAGCAGAATGATGGCCAACGAATCTGACAGCTGGGTCCAGTGAATTCTTTTGAGCAACTGGAACACGATGATCAGGTACAGCGGCAACCCCAGCAACCCAAACTCCAGCATGACCTGCAGGTAGTAATTGTGCACGTTTTCCTCAGAGAAATCAAGACCGCTTACTTTTTCCAGGCCCAGCATGGCATTGCCGGCGCCGTAGCCCAGGTAATGACTCTGCGCCATGGCCTCCGGAAACTGTTCCCACATGGCTTTCCGGCCAGACATACCTGCATCTTCTGAAGACCCGAAATCAGAGAAGCGCTTTAGGCCATACACTTTTTGTGACACCTGCCCTAAATCCACACTGATTAAAACCAGCACCCCCACCAAGACTAAACCTGTGATCAGGTTCCGGCGCTCTAATTGGCTGGGCACTGCAGATAGAAACCGAAGTCCTACCACCAGCAAGGTCAGAATCACCCCCACCCGGGAGGCATATAAAACACTAAGCAACAAGATAAATACCAGCAGCAGGTAAAAGTGACGCTTAGGGCTCTTCACAAAAAATGCCAGGTGGAAAGCCATCCAGGAAGCCTCCAAATTCACGCCGCCGCCAAAAAGGGTTTCAATGTTAGGGTGCCCGATGGGCGCTTTCAAAAACCGGATGATTTCCTCCTGATAATACACCATCTTGGCCGCCACAATGAGAAACACCACCCAAGATACTTTCCTGAACACCCAAAGAATCTCCTCTCTGGACAGCCAGCTTCCCACCAGGCCGCCAATGAGGAGGCAGTAAAAAGCAAACACATAGTTGATGATCATGCTGTCAAAGCCATAGACGGCGTACAAGGCCAGGCTGGAAACAAACACCCACAAAAAGAAATGGTAGACATAGCGCGGAAGTCTGGGAAACCAGGCGCCTTTGTTGGTCACGAAGAAAAACAGGAAAAGCAGAGAGCCTACGTGGTACACCTTGATGGTGTCAATGGACTTTTGCTGATATTCATCCTGCAGGGTCATCCAACCGGTAATGCTGAGCATCTGCAGGTTCAGAAGTAGAAAAAACAAACCCAAAACCGCCATTAGAACCTTTCTATTAGAAACATCCAGTCCCGACTGTAATGATTGCTCCATGTTTTACTCCAAATGAATCTGGCCCAGTTTGGCTCCCAACCCTTCGCGTACCGCCTTCAACTGCTTCTTCCAGCCGGTCCAGCTGGTGTCTTTGTCAATGAGCAAATTCTGCACGACTAACCTAAAAAGGAGCTTAGGCAGGGCCTTCAGATAAAACTCGCCGGTAGTGGAATGTTGCTTGAGCAGGTACACATTGTTGCGGTACTCATAGAGCCTTTTCAACGGCGATGCCTGTACGGCCATCATGCACTTGCCCAGCATTTGAATGGGCACATACTGCGTCTGAGGATGATAAATCTTACTGCCAGACACATAATACAGATGCAGGTTATATTTCACCCGGGCCCTAAGACACATTTCTGCGTCATCTCCCCAAATGAAAATTTCCTTCAAGGGCAGGCCAATCTGCTGTAGCGTATTTTTATGAATGCAAAATCCTAGAAAAGGAATGCTGGTGGTTTCTACTATTTCCTGTTGCAGGCAAGAGACTTCATTGGTGGTGACCCAGGCACTGCCCATTTTCACTTTGGTAAACCAGGCTAACTTTCCGTGGTTGGTCTCACTGATGGCTATGCTGCCGTAAATATTCTGGGGTTGCTTAAGGTGTTTGA
The nucleotide sequence above comes from Nibribacter ruber. Encoded proteins:
- a CDS encoding sensor histidine kinase, producing the protein MQKRLPFFLHLLLWTGLLCFNLFYGNYSQVPVPWQWTALDKGQTFLFHIALFYFNWFVLVPKILARDKVLLYALAVIGTLALFAAVRAPLEILEMKKMASYNPTLAAQIAKYPSRLAFPQTMFQLAVMGVMNIFLSSALKVTGDYLRNERRRKELEHQHTATELELLKAQVNPHFLFNTLNNIYSLAYQQAPNTPDAIMKLSLLLRYQLYETDTPLVPLEKELEHLQHLLDLHKLRLTNPSLLTLEVSGDVASVHLPPMLLMPLVENMFKHGVASASMALHLQVTDSMLTFTTRNQTKQPNASPTYGGLGLQNLRRRLDLLFPSRHTLSTQQDGQWYTATLILSFT
- a CDS encoding LytR/AlgR family response regulator transcription factor; the protein is MKITCLAVDDEPLALDLMRSYIAKVPFLSLIKTCSSALEAMTVLQEQPVDLLFLDIEMPDLTGIQFLQLLSHKPAVIFTTAYPQYALDGFSLDAVDYLLKPIPFDRFLKAVNKVHERAQLVQQKTAPVPMSGSLTAVTENEDFIFVKADYKTVRVNLKDILWIEGLKDYVIIHIPTRKIITLLSMGKIMEKLPDQEFSRVHKSYIVSLPHIESIEKSRIKIKDQDIPIGDSYREEFMRWVDSKNI
- the dapA gene encoding 4-hydroxy-tetrahydrodipicolinate synthase; this translates as MQSFRGTGVALVTPFQADHSVDYDAFARLIEYNLSNGVDYLVVNGTTGESVTTTPEEKKQLLAFAKKQIAGRVPLVYGIGGNNTQAVLELIKNADLAGVDALLSVSPYYNKPSQEGIYLHYTAVADASPVPVLLYNVPGRTGSNVSAATTLRLAQHANIIGIKEASGNMEQCMAIVQDKPEGFLVISGEDMLTVPMISVGMDGIISVLANAFPARFSRMTKLALQGNFSEAGALQRSFLSVNPLMYEEGNPVGVKFALEQLGICQAYVRLPLAPASDSLQQRIKAAAVGLDN
- a CDS encoding alpha/beta hydrolase, producing the protein MKARIFLTLLAFLCLHQAWSQSGTTPQGTPMDLVTSTGTIKGTLLLPTSSKPVKVVLLHAGSGPTDRDGNIGPYQNNSLKMLAEALYAQGIATVRYDKRGIGESKDAGKKEEDMRFHHFVEDATAWVQKLKADKRFSKVVVLGHSEGSLIGMQAAQQAKADGFISVAGPGKSADQVIREQLMPQPKMVQDIAFPILDSLVAGKLVPDANPMLQALFRPAIQPYLISWFQLNPQVEIRKLKIPVLLVQGTQDMQVSTAEAQLLKEAYPAAKLVLVENMNHVLKPASADKAANLATYSNPELALSPTLAQEVTAFVKGLK
- a CDS encoding (Fe-S)-binding protein gives rise to the protein MAKPVVDIFIPCFIDQLFPDTAWSMVKLLEALGCTVRYNTNQTCCGQPAYNAGFQKECKQVADKFLDDFSSEDSDYIVAPSASCVGMIRNAYADIFVTSSNFTRYRTMERKVFELTEFLTDVLNITEVPGAKLPAKVTYHDACSALRECGIKEGPRRLLGMVEGLTLAEMRETETCCGFGGTFAVKFDAISVAMAEQKVENALATGAEYIVSTDTSCLMHLQAYIQHNNKPIKVMHIADVLTQGW
- a CDS encoding hydroxymethylglutaryl-CoA lyase, with translation MKLIECPRDAMQGLKDFVPTHIKAEYIQTLLQVGFDSLDFGSFVSPKAIPQMRDTEEVLGLLDTSVSATKLLAIVANVRGAEQAVQHEQIRYLGFPLSLSEEFQHRNTNKSIKEALVEVEQLQNLCVQRGKELVTYLSMGFGNPYGEPWGPEQVSQMTETLDGLGVKIISLSDTIGVSSPENIQYLFKTLIPAFPHIEFGAHLHTNPNTWYEKVEAAYASGCRRIDGALLGYGGCPMAKDDLVGNMPTEKVLSFLQEKEVPLPLNQEALQKALTLASTVFQSH
- a CDS encoding O-antigen ligase family protein, whose amino-acid sequence is MLLPQGKDAMAQVRNLLLMGYTGSLLLPVPAINHALAILLLLPWLLETFKHGTTFKELFLGRKFRIHQGFFLLFLLSGLSYFYSANKEDAIGALAVRLPFLLFPLVFSNTQISTKQLHLLLRVFVYTCAAVSLICLWYRIYTYLYVNFDPNYFYNEGLISITRKRVIFFGSYVSFSIFICGYLLLKGNATRKEKVLLWLVAGFLFLILFLLAVRMVLLITLAVGMATLFIRLMQQRRYVLAGAGVLLILLGFVGLLQLFPQTKSRFQSIGNLQYSFTNQNQLDHFNAANKAENWNGLTLRMAKWRCALDVIEKNPLLGVGVGDVKDEIVKAYQARNFIYAVQNRFDPHNQFLEMAIALGVVGLLVFVWLLMASLNLFLKSRNWMALPFMALLLFSSMTESLLRTQEGVAFYIFFWCLFVAYSQSKDAPVDQEKTA
- a CDS encoding glycosyltransferase; this translates as MRIVHIAETLGSGLLEYVIQITRHLPEDEHLVIVGNALEGKRATAPVLQQFKAQFPFSNVQLFQWEEVQREVKPLSDLKSVWSLRRLLNSLEPFDVVHLHSSKAGFIGRLLFFLTKRKEKIFYTPNGAPFLRLDVSLGKRKFFAQLERFAHSLAGDIVCCSKSEYEAYVQQGMQPVGYINNGTETSTILPSNGQGKKIKVCTTGRLSNQKNPALFNQIAQAFVGNPAIEFVWIGEGELRSAITSPNIIVTGWLTKDQVREELLSSQVYLSTALWEGLPFAVLEAMSCGKALLLKKAVGNVDLVEEGQNGSLFDTAEQAVSLLNHWMENPDRIHQMGEASLRLCDQRFNARNNFSKMRELYQGNLQVVEK
- a CDS encoding glycosyltransferase; the protein is MKVEIAVVIPCLNNLKGLQTSIASVQSRHATAVVVIDDGSKPPFQEAQLTLFLKENIALYLLTNEQNLGIERSLNKGLQFAKEELGCTYIARLDAGDTCHPDRLSIQADFLAQHPDVYLVGSWVDMVDLQQQPLFTFTAPAQHEKIASQMYINNCFLHPSVMFKTAAIDKIGYYSLNYPAAEDYEYFFRFVKTFKVAILEQVLLVCEHHPKGISMTKRKVQIKSRNKVILHYFNYSLPAFIGLVKNCVFLMLPYSWITWAKKKLY
- a CDS encoding O-antigen ligase family protein — protein: MEQSLQSGLDVSNRKVLMAVLGLFFLLLNLQMLSITGWMTLQDEYQQKSIDTIKVYHVGSLLFLFFFVTNKGAWFPRLPRYVYHFFLWVFVSSLALYAVYGFDSMIINYVFAFYCLLIGGLVGSWLSREEILWVFRKVSWVVFLIVAAKMVYYQEEIIRFLKAPIGHPNIETLFGGGVNLEASWMAFHLAFFVKSPKRHFYLLLVFILLLSVLYASRVGVILTLLVVGLRFLSAVPSQLERRNLITGLVLVGVLVLISVDLGQVSQKVYGLKRFSDFGSSEDAGMSGRKAMWEQFPEAMAQSHYLGYGAGNAMLGLEKVSGLDFSEENVHNYYLQVMLEFGLLGLPLYLIIVFQLLKRIHWTQLSDSLAIILLCYFISSLVQFRGAESLIWLYIGIFFVQMKDKPLPGPLSTASFLA
- a CDS encoding glycosyltransferase family 2 protein, giving the protein MKTIAIVVTYNRLELLKRCVQSLKDQTMALDAILVVNNGSTDGTAAWLQEQSGLLVLTQENLGGAGGFYHGMQKSLELGYDWSWCMDDDCVVAPAAFAELFKHLKQPQNIYGSIAISETNHGKLAWFTKVKMGSAWVTTNEVSCLQQEIVETTSIPFLGFCIHKNTLQQIGLPLKEIFIWGDDAEMCLRARVKYNLHLYYVSGSKIYHPQTQYVPIQMLGKCMMAVQASPLKRLYEYRNNVYLLKQHSTTGEFYLKALPKLLFRLVVQNLLIDKDTSWTGWKKQLKAVREGLGAKLGQIHLE